TGAGCAGCGCGCAGGTCAGCAGGGATTTCAGGGTGCGGGAAGGGGACAGGCTCAGCATGGCAGGACCTCGTGGCGATGAAGGTGGATCGGACTCGGGCAGGCGAGGGTGCCGAGTGTAGAAGCGGCTGCCTGACCGTGATGCAGGTCACGTGTCGGCATTTGAACCGAAGCCCTGCCGTGTTGCAGGCGCGCTGCTACATTGCCCCGCGATGCCCTGAGGCGGAGGATCCTGAGATGCGCGAACCCCGATTTCTGCAGTACCACCAGGTCGATTCGGCCGCGCTGGTGGCCGAGGCGGTGGCCGGCCTGCGGGCCGTGTCGGCGCAGCTGTCGCCGAAGTTCTTCTACGACGCGCTGGGCTCGCGCCTGTTCGACGCCATCACCGCGCTCGACGAGTACTACCCCACGCGCACCGAGGCGTCGATCTTTGCCGCCCATGCCGACGAGATCGCCGCCGCCGTGCACGCATCCATCGGCCGCGACGGGCAACTGGCCGCGATGGTCGACCTGGGTGCCGGCAACTGCGCCAAGGCAGCCCGCCTGTTCGAGAGCCTGCGGCCGCGGCGCTATGTGGCGGTCGACGTGTCGGTGGACTTCCTGCGTGATGCGCTCGACGCGCTGCAGCGGCAGTTTCCGGCGCTGGACCTGGTCGGTGTCGGCCTGGACTTTTCGTCGCGGCTGGCGCTGCCCGACGCCGCTGCGGCCGAGCTGATCGACGGCCCGGCGCTGGTGTTCTACCCCGGCTCCAGCATCGGCAACTTCAGCCCCGACGAGGCGCTGCGGCTGCTGCGCGAGGCGCGTGAGCTGTCGGCCGGCGGCGCGCTGCTGATCGGCGTCGATCGGGTCAAGCCGGTCGACGTGCTGGAGGCGGCCTACGACGACGAGCTCGGCGTCACGGCGGCCTTCAACCTGAACCTGCTCAAGCACATCAACCGGCTGATCGGCAGCGACTTCAAGCTGCGCGAGTGGCGCCACGTGGCGCGGTTCGACGCAGCGCAGTCGCGCATCGAGATGCACCTCGAGGCGCGCCGTGCGCTGACGGTCTGCTGGCCCGGCGGCGAGCGCCGATTCGAGGCCGGCGAGCGCATCCACACCGAAAACTCCTACAAGTGGCGGCCGGCGGATTTCGAGGCGCTGCTGCATGACGCCGGCTTCGGCCGGGTGCGCCGCTGGAGCGACGAACGCGGCTGGTTCGCGGTGATGCTGGCCGACACGCCCTGACGCGCAGGCTCAGGCCGCGCACGTCCTGAAGCCTGCGAAGACATCGCTGCGCTCGGGCGGAAAGAAGTTGCGGTAGCGCGGGTGGTGCATGCGTGCCTGGGTGCCGAACGAGCCGCCGCGCAGCACCCGCCGGCTGCCGAACCAGGGCGCCGAATAGTCGACGTAGGGGTGCGGCGTGAAGCCGGGGTAGGGCGCGAAATCGCTGGCCGTCCACTCCCAGACTGCGCCCCAGTGAAAGGCCTCGGGTTGGCTGATGGCGGCGCGCTCCCACTCGGCCTCGGTCGGCAGGCGCCGGCCGGCCCAGCGGCACCAGGCCTCGGCCTCGAAGGCGCTCAGGTGGCAGGCCGGCTGCGCGAGATCGAGCGCCAGCCAGTGGCCGTCGCGCCATTTTTGCCAGGTGCCCGAGGCCTTGCCCTGGCGGCGCAGATAACGCGGCGCCGAGGCGTCCTGCTGCGCCAGCCAGGCGCGGCCGGCGTCGCTCCACCAGTGCGCGCTGGCATAACCGCCGGCTTCGACGAACGGCAGGTACTCGGCCCAGCGCAGCACGCGGGCGTCGATCCGGCCGGCGGGTACGGCGACCTCGTGGGCGCCGAGCTCGTTGTCGAACGCAAAACCGGGCCCGGCATGGCCGAGCCGCCAGGCGCCGGCGTCGAAATCGAGCGGCGGGTTGGCCTCGCCCAGCCGCGGCGGCTGCGGCGTGCCGTCTCCCAGCGGCAGGCCCAGCGACTGCGCCATGTAGAGCGCGGCCTCGTGGTGCATGTCCTCGTGCAGCAGGGCGAGCCGGAAGAAATACAGGCCGGCGTCGCTGTCGTCGGTGGCGCGCGGATCGGCCAGCAGGGCGAGCGTGCGATCGAGTTGCCGCGCCAGATCGGCGCGGGTGGCCGCCGCGTCGGGCAGCGGCAGCTGCCAGCGGCTGTCGTGCGGCACGCGGCTGGAGTTGTAGAGCGCGTCGCCATTGGCGGGCAGGCACGGCCCGCGCGGAGCGTCGGGATCGGCGGCGGCGCCGTGCGCGCGCTCGGGGTTGCGCGCGATCCAGTGGTCCTGGAACCAGCCGATGTGGCCCAGCTCCCACAGCGGCGGGTTCAGCGTGGCCTGCATCGGCACGCTCAAGGTGGCCAGCCCGGCGGCGTAACGCTCGAAGGTGCGCAGCGTGTCGCGCCGGCTGGCCTGCAGGGCTTCGGCCAGGGCGTCGCGGCCTGATTGGCGGATGTCGATGCCGATGTCTGAGGCTGAATTCATGCGCTATAACCCCGGCCGATGAAGGCTCCTACCGTCGTGATCGTGACCCCCGCGCTGGCCGCTGCCAACAACGGCAACTGGCAGACCGCGCGCCGCTGGGCCGGCTTTCTGGCCGGTCATTATCGAGTCCGGCTGACCGATGCCTGGGACGGCGGCGACGAGGATCTGATGATCGCGCTGCACGCGCGCCGCTCGGCTGCGTCGGTCGCTGCCTGGCGTGCCGCCGCGCCGTGCCGCCCGCTGGTGCTGGTGCTGACCGGCACCGATCTCTATCGCGATCTGCAGCATGACGCCAGCGCGCAACGTTCGGTGGAACGGGCCGACCGCCTGGTGGTGCTCAACGAGATGGGTCTGGCCGAGCTGCCGCCCGGCGCGCGGGCCAAGGGCGTGATCTGCCTGCAATCCAGCCCGGCGCGCAAACCGCGCGCCAAGACCGTCCGCCACCTGCGTGCGCTGATGGTGGGCCACCTGCGCGAGGAAAAGTCGCCGCGCACCTATTTCGACGCCGCCCGGCAGCTGGCCGGCCGCAGCGACATCCTGCTCGACCACATCGGCGGCGCGCTCGACGCCGCGCTGGCCGACCAGGCCCGCCAGCTGGCGGCCGACTGCCCGCACTACCGCTGGCTCGGCGCGCTGGCGCACGAACGCACCCGCGCGCGCATCCAGGCCGCCCACGTGCTGGTACACGCCAGCCGCATGGAGGGCGGCGCGCACGTGGTGATCGAGGCCGTGACCAGCGGCACGCCGGTGATCGCCTCGCGCATCAGCGGCAACGTCGGCCTGCTCGGCGCCGACTACGGCGGCTACTTCGACTGGGGCGACGCAGCCGGCCTGGCAACCCTGCTGGCGCAACTGCGCGACGATGCCGCTAAGCTCGCGGCCCTGCAGGCGCAATGCGCCGCTCGCGCGCCGCTTTTTGCCCCCGACCACGAGCGGCGCACGCTGCTCGACCTGCTGGCGTCGACCCTCGCCTCGACGCCCGCGCTGACCGATCACACACCCGATTCAACCCCCGCATGACTTCCGGAGCCCCCATGAACGCACCCGACCAGCCCGTCGAACCCCGCCTGACCTCGCTCTCGCACGGTGGCGGCTGCGGCTGCAAGATCGCGCCCGGCGTGCTGAGCGAGATCCTCAAGGGCACTGCCGCGATGCCGATCCCGCCGCAGCTGCTGGTGGGCATCGAGACCGCCGACGACGCCGCGGTCTACCAGCTCAACGACGAGCAGG
This portion of the Leptothrix cholodnii SP-6 genome encodes:
- the egtD gene encoding L-histidine N(alpha)-methyltransferase; this translates as MREPRFLQYHQVDSAALVAEAVAGLRAVSAQLSPKFFYDALGSRLFDAITALDEYYPTRTEASIFAAHADEIAAAVHASIGRDGQLAAMVDLGAGNCAKAARLFESLRPRRYVAVDVSVDFLRDALDALQRQFPALDLVGVGLDFSSRLALPDAAAAELIDGPALVFYPGSSIGNFSPDEALRLLREARELSAGGALLIGVDRVKPVDVLEAAYDDELGVTAAFNLNLLKHINRLIGSDFKLREWRHVARFDAAQSRIEMHLEARRALTVCWPGGERRFEAGERIHTENSYKWRPADFEALLHDAGFGRVRRWSDERGWFAVMLADTP
- the senB gene encoding selenoneine biosynthesis selenosugar synthase SenB — translated: MKAPTVVIVTPALAAANNGNWQTARRWAGFLAGHYRVRLTDAWDGGDEDLMIALHARRSAASVAAWRAAAPCRPLVLVLTGTDLYRDLQHDASAQRSVERADRLVVLNEMGLAELPPGARAKGVICLQSSPARKPRAKTVRHLRALMVGHLREEKSPRTYFDAARQLAGRSDILLDHIGGALDAALADQARQLAADCPHYRWLGALAHERTRARIQAAHVLVHASRMEGGAHVVIEAVTSGTPVIASRISGNVGLLGADYGGYFDWGDAAGLATLLAQLRDDAAKLAALQAQCAARAPLFAPDHERRTLLDLLASTLASTPALTDHTPDSTPA
- the senA gene encoding selenoneine synthase SenA; translated protein: MNSASDIGIDIRQSGRDALAEALQASRRDTLRTFERYAAGLATLSVPMQATLNPPLWELGHIGWFQDHWIARNPERAHGAAADPDAPRGPCLPANGDALYNSSRVPHDSRWQLPLPDAAATRADLARQLDRTLALLADPRATDDSDAGLYFFRLALLHEDMHHEAALYMAQSLGLPLGDGTPQPPRLGEANPPLDFDAGAWRLGHAGPGFAFDNELGAHEVAVPAGRIDARVLRWAEYLPFVEAGGYASAHWWSDAGRAWLAQQDASAPRYLRRQGKASGTWQKWRDGHWLALDLAQPACHLSAFEAEAWCRWAGRRLPTEAEWERAAISQPEAFHWGAVWEWTASDFAPYPGFTPHPYVDYSAPWFGSRRVLRGGSFGTQARMHHPRYRNFFPPERSDVFAGFRTCAA